From Spirochaeta lutea, a single genomic window includes:
- a CDS encoding class I SAM-dependent methyltransferase, which yields MSYQTAAQIYSDSRPKYPKEFFTKVMTELRADYRNIYVDLGCGTGELLIPLSSSFDESIGVDPEIEMLNQVNLKVINHNSRIKTYHGIAEDYFASIPKDFKIDLVTAGRSFHWMDHEEIIKQLKNHLKPEGLFISVGENDGGIWNRKADWAQMMKNLIFCGFHLKKDFKPTNGIKIDWIRTRDKLKTIGEIQEVEFKAELIWSSDQIINLYLSSAGLFEWLGNEIDDFKLKSKEKLLSMNQQDKFIFDFTIGMTIVKKYKASAV from the coding sequence ATGTCATATCAAACTGCGGCTCAAATATACTCCGATTCCAGGCCAAAATATCCAAAAGAATTCTTTACAAAAGTAATGACTGAACTAAGGGCAGATTATAGAAACATCTATGTAGATTTAGGATGTGGTACTGGTGAACTATTGATTCCACTTTCTTCATCTTTCGACGAAAGCATCGGAGTTGATCCGGAAATCGAAATGCTAAATCAGGTTAACTTAAAAGTGATCAATCACAATTCAAGAATAAAAACATATCATGGTATTGCTGAAGATTATTTTGCTTCCATTCCAAAAGATTTCAAAATTGATTTAGTGACTGCTGGAAGATCATTCCATTGGATGGATCATGAAGAAATTATAAAGCAATTGAAAAATCATCTTAAACCCGAAGGGTTATTTATCTCCGTTGGTGAGAATGATGGTGGAATTTGGAACCGGAAAGCAGATTGGGCTCAAATGATGAAAAATCTGATTTTTTGCGGTTTTCATTTAAAGAAAGATTTTAAGCCCACAAATGGAATCAAAATTGATTGGATTCGTACTCGCGATAAATTGAAAACCATCGGGGAAATACAAGAAGTAGAATTTAAAGCAGAATTAATCTGGTCATCTGATCAAATAATCAATCTATATTTATCTTCTGCAGGATTATTTGAATGGTTAGGAAATGAAATCGATGATTTCAAACTTAAGTCAAAGGAAAAATTACTGAGTATGAACCAGCAGGATAAATTCATTTTCGATTTTACTATCGGGATGACAATTGTAAAGAAATATAAAGCTAGCGCCGTATAA
- a CDS encoding DUF3024 domain-containing protein has translation MGFSEFEIKRYQMILDDFMESKRPPVEIRDELDIAYRIENQSVVIFEIRPEFQNPSSKIEIEVAKTTYVRTKNKWKLFWMRRDLKWHSYEPDLFSDSIEEVLSVIDKDENGCFWG, from the coding sequence TTGGGATTTAGTGAATTTGAAATAAAGAGATACCAGATGATCCTGGACGATTTTATGGAATCCAAAAGACCACCAGTGGAAATCCGCGATGAACTTGATATTGCCTATCGGATCGAGAATCAAAGCGTAGTTATCTTTGAAATACGACCGGAATTTCAGAATCCATCAAGTAAAATAGAAATTGAGGTGGCAAAAACTACATATGTCAGAACTAAAAATAAGTGGAAATTATTTTGGATGCGACGAGACTTGAAATGGCATAGCTATGAACCAGATTTATTTTCGGATTCAATAGAGGAAGTATTATCTGTGATTGATAAAGATGAAAATGGGTGTTTCTGGGGATAG
- a CDS encoding NUDIX domain-containing protein, translating into MDISIELGANKLNLRVTVLCETPKGFLVEKFQDDFYFPIGGRIQIQEDSLMAAKREFLEEIGFQCPELEYEGVLESFFEHENKKFHEVNFVYRTFLPNLPNLPNNILAIPIDELLQKDLRPNKIKEIINKKNQTPFHFILRE; encoded by the coding sequence TTGGATATATCAATCGAACTTGGTGCAAATAAATTAAATTTACGAGTTACAGTGTTATGTGAAACACCGAAAGGATTCTTGGTTGAGAAATTCCAGGATGATTTTTATTTTCCTATCGGTGGACGAATTCAAATCCAAGAAGATTCCTTAATGGCAGCGAAACGCGAATTTCTTGAAGAGATCGGATTTCAATGCCCAGAGTTAGAATATGAAGGGGTATTGGAGAGTTTCTTCGAACATGAAAATAAGAAATTCCACGAAGTTAATTTTGTATACCGAACTTTCCTCCCGAATCTTCCAAATCTGCCAAACAACATTTTGGCTATTCCAATAGATGAATTGCTACAGAAGGATTTAAGACCAAATAAAATAAAGGAGATAATTAATAAGAAAAATCAAACACCATTTCACTTCATTTTAAGAGAATGA
- a CDS encoding DUF4932 domain-containing protein, translating into MTELKEYKNEIFLGNPQILYSDKKYKIFVDPKIELTYLILEIMRYKTGFSQYRISDYMQKQIASFSSYIDHPVFETLLGMFRRGFSYDAIPGILHRINGDGSLKENLIRNEYYIRRAGGEKIIENFVIQLHDFNKDINYLEYFYKNSSFYKEQGNKTLSNIRKIDIITTLNAFFGETAGKINICLTPDATHGYGVTVDYDNQTEMYPTLGNIDDPLQYLSFLIHELSHPFVNPLIYKENEMVSITESLYKPIEQKMRRQVYPNWEITLIEHIVRAITIKIMCITFPSNNEKEMIEKEINKGFIYIETIIGSLDYYLNHRNEYKIFRTYFNKLLEDVTDLI; encoded by the coding sequence ATGACTGAATTAAAAGAATATAAAAATGAAATATTTTTAGGTAATCCTCAAATACTGTATTCAGATAAAAAATATAAGATATTTGTTGATCCAAAAATCGAATTAACATACTTAATCTTAGAAATAATGAGATATAAGACTGGTTTCTCACAATACAGAATATCAGATTATATGCAAAAACAGATTGCATCTTTTTCATCATATATTGACCATCCAGTATTCGAAACGTTACTTGGAATGTTTAGAAGAGGTTTCTCATATGATGCAATTCCTGGAATACTACACCGAATTAATGGAGACGGATCATTAAAAGAAAATTTAATAAGAAATGAATACTATATTAGGCGTGCCGGTGGAGAAAAAATCATAGAAAATTTCGTTATACAATTACATGATTTTAATAAAGATATTAATTATCTTGAATACTTTTATAAAAATTCGTCATTCTATAAAGAGCAAGGAAATAAAACACTGTCAAATATCAGAAAAATTGACATTATAACTACATTAAATGCATTCTTTGGAGAGACTGCAGGAAAGATTAATATATGCCTAACCCCTGATGCAACACATGGATATGGTGTCACTGTAGACTATGATAATCAGACAGAAATGTATCCAACTTTGGGAAATATAGATGATCCGTTACAATATCTTTCCTTTTTAATACATGAACTAAGTCATCCATTTGTAAATCCATTGATATATAAAGAAAACGAAATGGTTTCAATTACAGAATCATTATATAAACCAATAGAACAGAAAATGCGAAGACAAGTTTATCCGAATTGGGAAATAACATTAATTGAACATATCGTAAGAGCAATTACAATTAAGATAATGTGTATTACCTTCCCTTCAAATAATGAGAAAGAAATGATCGAAAAAGAAATAAACAAAGGATTCATATACATAGAAACTATAATAGGATCATTAGACTATTATCTAAATCATAGAAATGAATATAAAATATTTAGAACATACTTCAACAAATTATTAGAAGATGTAACTGATCTAATTTAG
- a CDS encoding NADase-type glycan-binding domain-containing protein, protein MKQKIRIILIFISFLPVSLVAQNSPEGTFSAGVYDGYLTLQAGEAEFFSFFNDLPEMTLEGEYQYSIQDNIPFIEIFSEPYVSLVFLSNEYFAYLSLVNYRGETLFINKQKITEIIESSLIGRHDLLLINYASIYEASSYLIEGETEYLPSNLERSAIIGPWVEGVSGSGIGEVITVQFVVDENGNPNDYWNGFPVNGLLISNGFVSSSRPSLYGRNNRIKSIRITDFNGNFSFEIELADSPSPQIIRLPDYTNKVTIEILEVYNGSQWDDTCLNFILGIRGLK, encoded by the coding sequence ATGAAACAGAAGATCAGAATTATTCTTATATTTATTAGTTTCTTGCCAGTTTCTTTGGTCGCACAAAATTCTCCGGAAGGAACTTTCAGTGCAGGTGTATATGACGGTTATTTGACGTTACAAGCTGGGGAAGCTGAATTTTTTTCATTTTTCAATGATTTGCCCGAAATGACTTTGGAAGGAGAATATCAATACTCGATCCAAGATAATATTCCATTTATCGAAATATTTTCAGAGCCATATGTGAGTTTGGTCTTTTTATCAAATGAATACTTCGCCTATCTTTCCTTAGTCAATTATCGAGGCGAGACCTTATTTATTAACAAACAAAAAATAACTGAAATTATCGAAAGCTCATTAATTGGTCGGCACGATTTACTACTTATTAACTATGCTTCGATTTATGAAGCATCATCATACCTAATCGAAGGCGAAACGGAATATTTACCTTCGAATCTTGAAAGGTCAGCAATTATTGGTCCCTGGGTAGAAGGAGTTTCAGGTTCAGGAATTGGAGAAGTCATCACAGTCCAATTTGTAGTTGATGAGAATGGAAATCCAAATGATTATTGGAATGGATTTCCTGTCAATGGATTACTAATTTCAAATGGATTTGTTTCTAGCTCAAGACCTAGTCTATATGGAAGAAATAATAGAATAAAATCAATAAGAATTACAGATTTCAATGGAAACTTCAGTTTTGAGATAGAATTAGCTGATTCTCCTTCCCCACAGATAATAAGGCTTCCAGATTACACGAATAAAGTCACAATTGAAATTTTAGAAGTATATAATGGCTCACAATGGGACGATACATGTCTAAATTTTATTTTAGGAATCAGAGGATTAAAATAA